The Neorhodopirellula lusitana genome contains a region encoding:
- the fusA gene encoding elongation factor G: MNLEKVRNIGISAHIDSGKTTLSERILFYSGRIHKIEDVRGGGDGATMDHMELEKERGITITSAATSVKHNGYHINLIDTPGHVDFTVEVERSLRVLDGAVLVLCSVGGVQSQSITVDRQMKRYQIPRLAFINKMDRTGANPRRVVEQLREKLGADAFLAQIPIGAEENFRGVVDLIEMVSYTFDGEQGEIVVTGEIPADLKDEAEESRIAMLDSLSNYSDEVMELLLSEEEVPKDMIYRVMRQAVLNGATPVYMGSAYKNKGVQPLLNAVTEYLPSPLDREIFGRDPLDEEKKIELAPDPDKPFVGMAFKIVEDPFGQLTFMRIYQGTIKKGEAYTNQRSTKKERFSRIVRMHSEKREEIDEAGPGDIIAVMGIDCASGDTYCSERGYATLESMFVPDPVIKIAVNPLNRGDGDKMSKALQRFRKEDPTFSVYTDEETNEILISGMGELHLEIYIERIRREYGVEIEVGAPKVSYRESPTREVDFNYKHKKQTGGSGQYAHIVGKLIPIESDSEDSFEFEEKVVGGRIPKQYIPAVEKGFRDILGKGPIAEYPVVGTRIELLDGSYHDVDSSEKAFYTAAQGCFREYFKQAAPKLLEPIMKVEIEVPEDFQGTVTGDVIRRRGLMTSNDTNEGMTVILAEVPLAETFGYATDLRSMTQGQGTFTMELAAYRQTPSNIQEEIIAEKKKADEAK, encoded by the coding sequence ATGAATCTGGAGAAAGTCCGAAACATCGGTATCAGTGCACACATTGACTCGGGCAAGACAACGCTAAGTGAACGAATCCTGTTTTACAGCGGTCGTATTCACAAGATCGAGGATGTTCGCGGTGGCGGTGACGGCGCCACGATGGACCACATGGAACTGGAAAAAGAGCGTGGAATCACGATCACCAGTGCCGCGACTAGCGTTAAGCACAACGGCTACCACATCAACCTCATCGACACGCCCGGCCACGTTGACTTTACCGTCGAAGTGGAACGATCGTTGCGTGTTCTCGACGGTGCAGTTCTGGTTCTTTGCAGCGTCGGTGGCGTGCAAAGTCAATCGATCACCGTTGACCGCCAAATGAAGCGATATCAAATTCCTCGCTTGGCCTTCATCAACAAAATGGACCGTACCGGTGCCAACCCGCGCCGTGTCGTCGAACAACTCCGCGAAAAACTCGGTGCCGACGCTTTCTTGGCTCAAATTCCAATCGGTGCGGAAGAAAACTTCCGTGGCGTCGTCGACCTGATCGAAATGGTTTCCTACACCTTCGATGGCGAACAAGGTGAAATTGTCGTCACCGGCGAAATCCCCGCGGACCTGAAGGACGAAGCCGAAGAGTCACGCATTGCCATGTTGGATTCACTATCCAACTACAGCGACGAAGTGATGGAATTGCTGTTGAGCGAAGAAGAAGTGCCTAAGGACATGATCTATCGGGTCATGCGTCAAGCCGTCCTGAACGGTGCGACTCCGGTTTACATGGGCAGTGCTTACAAGAACAAAGGTGTTCAACCACTCCTCAACGCAGTCACCGAATACCTGCCAAGTCCGCTGGATCGCGAAATCTTCGGTCGCGACCCCTTGGACGAAGAAAAGAAGATCGAATTGGCTCCGGACCCGGACAAGCCTTTCGTCGGCATGGCCTTCAAGATCGTCGAAGATCCGTTTGGTCAGCTGACCTTCATGCGTATCTACCAAGGTACGATCAAGAAGGGCGAAGCTTACACGAACCAACGTTCGACCAAAAAAGAACGCTTCAGCCGCATCGTGCGAATGCACAGTGAAAAGCGGGAAGAAATCGACGAAGCCGGCCCTGGTGACATCATCGCCGTCATGGGTATCGATTGTGCTTCCGGGGACACCTATTGCAGCGAACGCGGTTACGCGACCCTGGAATCGATGTTCGTGCCCGATCCGGTTATCAAGATCGCTGTCAATCCACTGAACCGTGGCGATGGCGACAAGATGAGCAAGGCGTTGCAACGTTTCCGCAAGGAAGACCCCACTTTCAGCGTCTACACCGACGAAGAAACCAACGAGATCCTGATCTCGGGAATGGGCGAATTGCACCTGGAAATTTACATCGAACGAATTCGTCGCGAATATGGCGTCGAAATCGAAGTTGGTGCTCCCAAGGTTTCCTACCGTGAAAGCCCAACCCGTGAAGTTGACTTCAACTACAAGCACAAGAAGCAAACCGGTGGTTCAGGTCAATACGCTCACATCGTTGGCAAGTTGATCCCGATCGAATCGGACAGCGAAGACAGCTTCGAGTTCGAGGAAAAGGTCGTCGGTGGTCGTATTCCTAAGCAATACATCCCGGCTGTCGAAAAGGGCTTCCGCGATATCCTGGGCAAGGGCCCCATCGCCGAATACCCCGTTGTGGGAACCCGCATCGAGCTTCTCGACGGTAGCTACCACGACGTTGACTCCAGCGAAAAGGCTTTCTATACCGCTGCTCAAGGTTGCTTCCGCGAGTACTTCAAGCAAGCTGCACCGAAGTTGCTCGAGCCGATCATGAAGGTCGAAATCGAAGTACCAGAGGACTTCCAAGGTACCGTGACCGGCGACGTGATTCGTCGTCGTGGTCTAATGACCAGCAACGATACCAACGAAGGCATGACCGTCATCCTTGCGGAAGTTCCATTGGCTGAAACCTTCGGTTACGCCACTGACTTGCGGTCGATGACCCAAGGTCAAGGAACGTTCACGATGGAATTGGCGGCCTATCGCCAAACTCCTTCGAACATCCAAGAAGAGATCATCGCCGAAAAGAAGAAGGCTGACGAAGCTAAGTAA
- a CDS encoding purine-nucleoside phosphorylase, which translates to MLSANDPAAGQANRGGGPFGSFDIAVAKELLGKRAPQWIEACSAQPPVAIVLGSGLGGLADLISSPTSVPYGEIPGLATTTAAGHRGEFLLGWLAGAPVIAMAGRLHAYEGHSIDAVTRPMALMASLEPRAVIVSCAAGGLNPRYEAGDLVLIDEHMSLLHGLLGFGNLTADLPGQSQLSPSEHVQGQPIPADSGAESEEKALSTWPANRYGGPTCDERLAAIAMATSRRDEFRLHSGSYLAVTGPNYETRAECRMMRSWGFDLVGMSTVPELVLASRAGLPTLAIAVVTNMAVPDAPQAASHDDVLAVSSTAGVRLQSVVEAIAVC; encoded by the coding sequence ATGCTCTCCGCAAACGATCCCGCTGCCGGTCAGGCCAATCGCGGCGGAGGTCCGTTTGGGAGCTTCGATATCGCGGTGGCAAAGGAGCTTCTTGGTAAGCGGGCACCCCAGTGGATCGAGGCCTGTTCGGCTCAGCCGCCCGTTGCAATCGTGCTGGGCAGCGGTTTGGGCGGTTTGGCGGATCTGATCTCTTCGCCGACTTCGGTCCCCTACGGCGAAATTCCCGGACTGGCGACCACGACGGCTGCGGGACACCGAGGCGAGTTTTTGCTGGGTTGGCTGGCGGGGGCTCCCGTGATCGCGATGGCAGGACGATTGCATGCCTATGAGGGGCACTCGATCGATGCGGTCACCCGGCCGATGGCCCTCATGGCATCGCTGGAGCCGCGGGCGGTCATCGTCAGTTGTGCAGCCGGAGGGCTGAATCCGCGTTATGAGGCTGGCGATTTGGTCTTAATCGATGAGCACATGAGTCTGCTGCACGGTTTACTGGGGTTCGGGAACTTGACCGCCGATCTGCCCGGTCAAAGTCAGCTGAGCCCTAGTGAACACGTTCAAGGCCAGCCGATTCCTGCCGATTCAGGAGCCGAAAGCGAGGAAAAAGCGTTGTCCACCTGGCCAGCCAACCGGTACGGCGGTCCCACGTGCGATGAGCGGCTGGCAGCGATTGCGATGGCCACCAGTCGTCGAGATGAGTTCCGGCTGCACAGCGGAAGTTATTTGGCCGTGACAGGACCAAATTATGAAACGCGCGCTGAATGCCGAATGATGCGTTCGTGGGGTTTCGATTTGGTGGGTATGAGCACGGTTCCTGAACTGGTTCTGGCGAGCCGGGCTGGGTTGCCCACTTTGGCGATTGCAGTGGTGACCAACATGGCCGTGCCGGATGCTCCCCAAGCCGCCAGTCATGATGATGTTCTGGCGGTTTCCTCAACCGCTGGGGTGAGGCTACAATCGGTGGTGGAAGCGATTGCGGTGTGCTAA
- a CDS encoding tributyrin esterase has translation MVNNDLVACQTIDLASCGHEDLRAAVHALPVPPVQQKDSSASGDQQLPPLLELVGLNGQHAACMRLRHPIRIHAEGNLGDFAFACCSGVDVHLEGNVGDGACEGVSGGRVRITGSAGCGLGTAMTGGTVAIYGSAGSRVGAAMRGGSIFVRGDVGEDTGAGALGGTIVVGGNAGPNLGDALNNVTVFLRGSAASLAPGVIEAPLRKREEVRLGLLLMNAAIRGKPADFRRVIPEARWRAEEAGAGEVRPNWR, from the coding sequence ATGGTGAACAATGACTTGGTCGCCTGTCAGACAATTGATCTGGCAAGCTGCGGCCACGAAGATTTACGAGCGGCGGTGCATGCATTGCCCGTTCCCCCGGTTCAGCAAAAGGATAGTTCTGCCTCGGGTGATCAGCAGCTTCCGCCACTGCTGGAGCTGGTCGGATTGAATGGCCAGCACGCTGCATGCATGCGTCTAAGGCATCCCATCAGGATTCATGCGGAAGGCAACTTGGGTGATTTTGCGTTCGCCTGTTGTTCTGGTGTCGACGTTCATTTGGAAGGCAATGTCGGCGATGGTGCCTGCGAGGGCGTCTCAGGTGGTCGCGTGCGAATCACTGGCAGTGCCGGATGTGGGCTCGGAACCGCGATGACGGGAGGCACTGTGGCGATTTACGGCTCAGCAGGCTCAAGAGTGGGAGCCGCAATGCGAGGCGGCAGCATTTTTGTTCGTGGCGACGTGGGCGAGGATACGGGGGCGGGAGCATTGGGCGGAACCATTGTGGTTGGTGGCAACGCTGGCCCGAACCTGGGTGATGCCTTGAACAACGTCACCGTTTTCTTGCGTGGCTCGGCAGCGTCGCTGGCCCCTGGTGTGATCGAGGCACCGTTGCGAAAACGCGAGGAAGTTCGCTTGGGATTGCTGTTGATGAACGCTGCGATTCGAGGCAAACCGGCTGATTTTCGGCGGGTCATCCCCGAGGCTCGTTGGCGGGCCGAAGAGGCTGGCGCTGGTGAAGTGCGTCCCAATTGGCGATGA
- a CDS encoding trypsin-like peptidase domain-containing protein produces the protein MIHATSLRRNGATTTNQPRPSSFGSPTEGAGLCVVAGVTAFVRTLPVLACLLVGLAANAVFADAVLMEFSSDHCPPCRAMQPIVSELIARGVPVRQVDVQAEPQLTQRFQVRSTPTYVILRDGKEVTRLMGTQSINQLRAALQQNTSGPLVPTRSEFGAANQSRPASMPEPLTRLAPMAGNAPSLASAPSRSVRRDFGQDNQAMNGSDWRSLESDRSGTNAGNEFLTSANPASDISMEAMPSTSLADAVERAQAATVRLRVYDGRGYGAGTGTIIDVHGDEALVLTCGHLFRDGDGKDKIEVDVFVGGEPHTVTGYLVDFDAGDRDIGLVAIRPGIDVQAVDVIRENENVRVGQTAFSFGCDRGDDPSRRDTRITGVDKYNQNIGGSNLEISGAPIDGRSGGGLFDERGRLIGVCNAADYKSDIGIYTGPGSIKWQLDRVKLSRLYEAQPGAAVASLADNRSTSPASRTATASSPAAMTFNPEAMAASGLGTSGMGAEAGNLAAAGATEMIVIIRDRNGEAREQVLTLSQPDARLVQQIRQAARR, from the coding sequence ATGATTCACGCTACTTCTCTGCGCCGAAACGGTGCAACGACAACGAACCAGCCACGCCCATCGAGCTTCGGGAGTCCGACTGAAGGTGCTGGCCTTTGCGTTGTCGCCGGCGTCACTGCGTTCGTTCGCACCTTGCCCGTGTTGGCGTGTTTGCTTGTTGGGTTGGCCGCTAACGCCGTTTTCGCTGATGCGGTGCTGATGGAGTTCAGTTCGGATCACTGCCCACCCTGCCGTGCGATGCAGCCGATCGTTTCGGAATTGATCGCCCGCGGTGTGCCTGTTCGCCAGGTCGATGTGCAGGCCGAGCCGCAATTGACGCAGCGATTTCAAGTTCGCAGCACTCCCACCTACGTGATTTTGCGAGACGGCAAAGAGGTCACTCGGTTGATGGGGACCCAGTCGATCAACCAGCTGCGTGCCGCATTGCAACAAAATACATCAGGTCCCCTCGTTCCGACTCGAAGCGAATTTGGGGCAGCCAACCAAAGCCGCCCAGCCTCCATGCCCGAGCCGCTCACTCGTCTGGCACCGATGGCGGGCAACGCACCGTCCTTGGCCTCGGCTCCAAGTCGCTCGGTTCGACGCGATTTCGGCCAAGACAATCAAGCCATGAACGGCAGCGATTGGCGATCACTTGAATCTGACCGTAGCGGAACCAACGCTGGAAACGAGTTCTTGACCTCGGCGAATCCAGCATCTGACATCTCCATGGAAGCGATGCCCAGCACGTCGCTGGCTGACGCAGTCGAGCGAGCCCAGGCGGCGACCGTTCGTTTGCGAGTCTATGACGGTCGCGGTTATGGAGCCGGTACCGGGACGATCATTGACGTTCATGGTGACGAAGCCTTGGTGCTGACTTGCGGTCACCTGTTTCGTGATGGTGATGGCAAAGATAAGATTGAGGTTGATGTGTTTGTCGGCGGCGAACCTCACACCGTTACTGGGTACTTGGTCGACTTTGACGCTGGCGATCGTGACATCGGTTTGGTCGCCATTCGTCCAGGAATCGATGTTCAAGCGGTCGATGTGATTCGCGAAAATGAAAATGTGCGAGTAGGGCAAACCGCTTTCAGCTTTGGTTGCGACCGAGGTGACGATCCTTCTCGTCGCGACACCCGGATCACCGGGGTCGATAAATACAACCAAAACATCGGCGGTTCGAATCTGGAAATCTCTGGTGCTCCCATCGACGGCCGCAGCGGTGGCGGACTCTTTGACGAACGCGGGCGTTTGATCGGTGTCTGTAATGCAGCCGACTATAAGTCCGACATCGGAATCTACACCGGCCCTGGCTCAATCAAGTGGCAGCTGGATCGCGTCAAACTTTCACGCTTATATGAAGCACAGCCTGGTGCCGCAGTCGCGTCCTTGGCTGATAATCGCTCCACCTCACCGGCAAGTCGGACCGCAACCGCCAGCTCGCCAGCGGCGATGACTTTTAATCCTGAGGCGATGGCGGCCAGTGGATTGGGAACCAGTGGAATGGGGGCGGAAGCCGGAAACCTAGCCGCGGCAGGAGCTACCGAGATGATCGTGATCATTCGTGATCGCAACGGTGAAGCTCGTGAACAAGTTCTCACGCTCAGTCAGCCCGACGCCCGTCTGGTCCAGCAGATTCGACAAGCCGCTCGACGCTAA
- a CDS encoding glycosyltransferase — MKPASSPSTAPASTSWIVIAAYNEGERLGLTLTKLFHSLRKCSEGKFQVVVVDDGSRDNTHSVAQQHPVWVLQHPLNCGQGAALRTGIGRSSLAPKSRFEGQLESNTLKHAAS, encoded by the coding sequence ATGAAACCTGCCTCATCCCCGTCGACAGCCCCCGCGTCCACCAGCTGGATTGTGATTGCGGCTTACAACGAGGGTGAGCGGCTTGGACTAACGCTCACGAAGCTCTTTCACTCCCTTCGAAAGTGCTCTGAAGGCAAGTTTCAAGTCGTCGTGGTCGATGACGGTTCCCGCGACAACACGCATTCAGTCGCCCAACAGCACCCGGTCTGGGTGTTGCAGCATCCGCTCAATTGCGGCCAGGGCGCCGCGCTTCGAACCGGGATTGGACGGTCTAGTCTCGCTCCGAAATCACGGTTCGAGGGCCAGTTGGAAAGCAATACTCTTAAACACGCTGCTTCATAG